The Magnolia sinica isolate HGM2019 chromosome 9, MsV1, whole genome shotgun sequence genome contains a region encoding:
- the LOC131255166 gene encoding receptor-like protein 35 gives MALLFSSKNPSFLILFFLSSLLFLTTQQCNHHHFSALLDLKNGFYFTDIYGLSTLPSWNSNNTDCCSWERITCDGPTGHVISLDLSELRIIGRIDFESLFHLRSLQRLNLAYNDFDGSPIPSGFDQLTSLTHLNLSRLSFYGQIPLEISRLTTLVSLDLSDNSYWNGSSFENLKLENPSIGAVVQNLSNLSELYLDRVHILLQGQTLDLPLPNLRKLSLINCGLSGSIFYSLSQLHFLSELDLSGNSLSSAVLTFPGSLHKLILRGCVLSGSILSSLSQLHFLSELDLSGNNLSSAVLTFPGSLHKLILRDCGLHGKFPESVFQLPNLQIIEISGNPLVAINLPEFPQNNTLQQLILSDTRFSGKLPADSLSNLKFLTELDLSNCNLSGSLPSSLLNLTKLQYLYLSSNKLSGPIPSPYGNELLNLKVISLENNLLNGTIPSSLLSLPSLQMLVLGGNQLSGQLGEFHNASSSQLEYILLGNNNFSGDVELGLFQNLKKLYRLDLSDNNLSVQYGSGNSTFVSIPQFEALLLRSCNISTFPNFLRNQEQLRELDLSYNKISGEIPKWIWEGNAFNGTLLQIFKEGCNIRTLDLSENQLEGQVPRSFANCKMLEVLNLGNNQIHDTFPLWLGALSQLRVLVLRSNQFHGTVGHPLTNHHFPLLQIFDLSFNSFEGNLPSNMFKSWKAMMDDDKSQSLVLGKMISNSIYYQNKVSVVSKGLLMEVVKILTAFTVVDLSKNKFQGNIPKSIGDLKSLHVLNMSKNYLIGGIPTSLQNLGDLESLDLSHNKLSGEIPWQLTDLTFLAVLNLSQNFLVGKIPQSRQFLTFNNESFKENLGLCGPPLSKKCEDAKSEPSPTLSTLQSERKYDWELIWLGFGVGYGVGVGMLFWTLALWRKGRRELYIFVDGMLSLIFPSMVFSK, from the exons ATGGCTCTCCTGTTTTCTTCTAAAAACCCATCATTTCTCATTCTCTTCTTTTTAtcatctcttctctttctcactaCCCAACAATGCAACCATCACCACTTCTCTGCTTTGCTCGACTTAAAGAATGGCTTTTACTTCACTGATATTTACGGCCTCTCTACTCTCCCCTCTTGGAATTCAAACAATACCGATTGCTGCTCTTGGGAACGCATCACGTGCGATGGACCCACTGGTCACGTGATCAGCCTCGATCTCAGTGAGCTCCGTATCATTGGTCGGATTGATTTTGAAAGTCTCTTTCATCTTCGGAGCCTGCAGAGGCTCAACCTCGCTTACAATGATTTTGATGGCTCTCCAATCCCATctgggtttgaccagctcaccagtttgacccatctcaacctctctcGGTTGTCCTTTTATGGCCAAATCCCACTGGAAATCTCCCGCTTGACCACTTTGGTTTCTCTCGATCTTTCTGACAATTCATATTGGAATGGTTCATCCTTTGAAAACctgaaactcgaaaacccaagcaTTGGAGCAGTcgtccaaaacctgtccaatctgAGTGAACTCTATCTGGACAGGGTACACATCTTACTGCAGGGCCAGACCTTAGATTTGCCACTCCCTAATCTCCGCAAGTTGAGCTTAATAAATTGTGGTCTTTCAGGCTCCATCTTTTattccctttcacagctccatttcttatctgaactcgacctcagcgGAAACAGTCTATCCTCTGCAGTGCTCACCTTCCCGGGGAGTCTCCACAAGTTGATCTTACGAGGTTGTGTCCTTTCAGGCTCCATCTTatcttccctttcacagctccatttcttatctgaactcgacctcagcgGAAACAATCTATCCTCTGCAGTGCTCACCTTCCCGGGGAGTCTCCACAAGTTGATCTTACGAG ATTGTGGATTGCATGGAAAATTCCCTGAGAGTGTTTTCCAGCTGCCAAATCTACAAATCATCGAGATATCAGgcaatccacttgtagctatcaatttGCCGGAGTTCCCTCAAAACAATACTCTACAGCAATTGATCCTTTCAGACACTAGATTTTCAGGAAAGTTACCAGCTGATTCTCTCAGTAATCTCAAATTCTTGACTGAATTAGACCTCAGCAATTGCAACTTGTCAGGATCATTACCATCCTCACTTTTGAACCTTACCAAACTGCAATATCTGTATCTTTCATCCAATAAATTGAGCGGCCCAATTCCTTCTCCATATGGAAACGAGCTTCTGAATCTCAAAGTGATCAGCTTAGAGAATAATTTGCTTAATGggaccattccatcatcattgcTTTCACTCCCATCATTACAAATGTTGGTTCTCGGAGGTAACCAACTTAGCGGTCAACTTGGGGAGTTTCACAATGCCTCTTCTTCACAGCTGGAGTACATCCTTTTGGGTAACAATAATTTCAGTGGTGATGTGGAGCTAGGCTTATTTCAAAACCTCAAAAAGCTTTACCGTCTGGATCTTTCAGATAACAACTTGTCAGTCCAATATGGCAGTGGTAATTCCACATTTGTTTCCATCCCCCAGTTTGAAGCTTTGTTGTTACGTTCTTGCAACATCAGCACATTTCCAAATTTCTTGAGAAATCAAGAGCAGTTGAGGGAATTGGACCTTTCCTACAATAAAATTAGTGGTGAAATACCCAAATGGATATGGGAG GGAAATGCTTTCAATGGCACCTTACTTCAGATATTTAAAGAGGGATGCAACATACGAACGCTTGATCTCAGTGAGAATCAATTAGAGGGCCAAGTGCCAAGGTCTTTCGCTAATTGCAAAATGTTGGAGGTATTAAACCTTGGAAACAATCAGATACATGACACCTTCCCTTTATGGTTGGGAGCTTTGTCCCAGTTGCGTGTTCTCgtcttgagatccaaccaatttcaTGGCACCGTTGGGCATCCTCTAACAAATCACCATTTCCCACTGTTACAAATTTTCGACCTCTCATTCAACAGCTTTGAGGGTAATTTGCCATCTAATATGTTCAAGAGCTGGAAGGCGATGATGGATGATGACAAATCCCAATCTTTGGTCCTTGGCAAAATGATAAGCAATTCCATATACTATCAAAACAAAGTATCTGTAGTCAGCAAAGGGCTACTGATGGAAGTGGTAAAGATCCTTACTGCGTTCACTGTAGTGGATCTCTCAAAGAACAAATTTCAGGGGAATATCCCTAAATCAATTGGGGATCTAAAGTCACTCCATGTGCTCAATATGTCCAAGAATTATTTAATAGGTggaattccaacatcacttcaAAACCTAGGGGATCTGGAGTCATTAGATCTTTCACATAATAAATTGTCAGGGGAGATCCCTTGGCAGTTAACAGACCTAACATTCCTTGCAGTGTTGAATCTCTCACAGAATTTCCTCGTGGGAAAAATACCACAAAGTCGGCAATTTCTTACATTTAACAATGAATCATTCAAAGAGAACTTAGGATTGTGTGGACCTCCATTATCAAAGAAATGCGAAGATGCAAAGAGTGAACCATCGCCAACTCTGTCAACATTGCAATCTGAAAGGAAATATGATTGGGAATTAATATGGTTAGGATTTGGAGTTGGATATGGAGTAGGTGTAGGGATGCTTTTCTGGACTCTAGCACTTTGgaggaagggaagaagagaatTATATATATTTGTTGATGGAATGCTTTCATTGATTTTTCCTTCCATGGTGTTTTCTAAATAG
- the LOC131255720 gene encoding uncharacterized protein LOC131255720 isoform X1: MTLDLKIRLNQSILTSPSTGEQHVCLQQPLLTNSFDSVHSSLPPSFAPLLTSCSTENLKEAPEPMEIEFMYQIIRYLLDSFDYTTSSKYLLQSEPTSSNLVTHWIAGLWTAKTISPTVPSMFNKLMYEVA, translated from the exons ATGACACTGGATTTGAAAATTCGCCTCAATCAGAGTATATTGACCTCCCCCAGTACAGGCGAGCAACACGTGTGTTTGCAGCAACCATTACTGACCAACAGCTTTGATTCTGTTCACTCATCATTACCTCCTAGCTTTGCCCCACTACTGACAAGCTGTTCAACAGAAAATTTGAAAG AGGCACCCGAACCAATGGAAATAGAATTCATGTACCAAATCATC AGATACTTGTTGGATTCTTTTGATTACACAACtagctcaaagtatttgttacagTCAGAACCTACATCGAGTAATTTGGTTACACATTGGATTGCAGGGCTATGGACTGCGAAGACGATCAGCCCAACAGTGCCATCTATGTTCAACAAGCTAATGTATGAAGTGGCTTGA
- the LOC131255720 gene encoding uncharacterized protein LOC131255720 isoform X2, giving the protein MEREYVEFLHSPKRRFSGLEAPEPMEIEFMYQIIRYLLDSFDYTTSSKYLLQSEPTSSNLVTHWIAGLWTAKTISPTVPSMFNKLMYEVA; this is encoded by the exons ATGGAGCGGGAGTATGTTGAGTTTCTTCACTCACCAAAGAGGAGATTTTCAGGTTTAG AGGCACCCGAACCAATGGAAATAGAATTCATGTACCAAATCATC AGATACTTGTTGGATTCTTTTGATTACACAACtagctcaaagtatttgttacagTCAGAACCTACATCGAGTAATTTGGTTACACATTGGATTGCAGGGCTATGGACTGCGAAGACGATCAGCCCAACAGTGCCATCTATGTTCAACAAGCTAATGTATGAAGTGGCTTGA
- the LOC131255719 gene encoding uncharacterized protein LOC131255719: MLSWSICCPSPFICCSSEQICVTSSSPPVLLLAFLFGLAAELYDFDDEKRASDSRRSLCPNNWINVKWRKLISPASSRLCRFVVRSQNRSDDSNLRTVGFKMDGWDGSWIKLVGRSIFGFAAAATTVIAINCNSLGLAESLIITFLASRGELDRPCE, from the exons ATGTTGTCTTGGAGTATCTGCTGCCCGTCGCCGTTCATTTGCTGCTCTTCAGAGCAGATCTGCGTCACATCCTCCAGTCCACCGGTGCTGCTTTTGGCTTTCTTGTTTGGATTAG CTGCTGAGCTGTATGACTTTGATGATGAGAAG AGAGCTTCTGATTCCCGTCGATCTCTCTGTCCAAATAATTGGATCAATGTAAAATGGAGAAAATTGATCTCTCCCGCTTCTTCTAGATTATGCAGATTTGTCGTCCGTTCGCAGAACCGATCCGATGATAGCAACCTCAGAACAGTTGGatttaagatggatggatgggatggaagtTGGATCAAGTTGGTTGGGAGAAGCATTTTTGGTTTTGCTGCTGCAGCTACCACTGTGATTGCCATCAACTGCAATTCCTTGGGCCTCGCGGAGTCTCTCATCATCACTTTCCTTGCTTCTCGCGGAGAGCTTGATCGGCCTTGTGAATAG